The DNA sequence CGAACGTCAGCCTACAAAACAGCCGAGTCTCTTCTGACTGCTCTTGCCCTTCAAGTTAGCTGGACAGATAGACGTGAAGCAACACCTCTGAGATGAGAGCAAGGCTTCTCCAGTGCCACAGAGGAGCAGACTCAAGAAGATTTTCAGAGCCTTCATTAAATACTGGCTCCTTAGAGGGCAGAATATGAAGAGGTTTACCCCCTTTCCTGTAACAAACCTTGGTGACAGGAAACAGGAAGGAATAAGTCATTACTtacaatattttcattactttggagcacagcaagcaaacaaacataccTTGCCATCAGGAGAGGAAGCATGTGAGAGGCCCAGTTACTATCTAGGTGCGTGTCCACAAAAAGATACAGTGATACAACAGAAGACACTTGTTTCAAACATTAGAAGCCTGTAAGaatgaaatacagtatttaaatatatttcaagaacAGTTGTGTGAAGGAAAACTTTGATCAGGTATACCTGCATATGCAGAATACTGCCTCTAGTCTTTAATACGCTGTTGGAGACAAGCTCTGTTCCGGTTGAGGCACAGGCTTCTTCACCAGCATTTCCAGTAACTGGGCAGACCACGCCCCACTCCTCAGATTGCCCCCAAACAATTGGCTCCAGGTCTGGACCACTGGCTCTGCTCCGGAGCTGGCATCTGAAAGACTCAGGAGAGCAGAGGGCTCTCAcagcagagcatcccaccccacaATGCTTCTCCTGCTGGGCAGCACCCAGGAACCAAGAACACCGTATCCCAAAACCTCTTTGGAACAAAAGGATTAGCTCAAGGTAAAACTGTTTTCTGACCTCAGAAGAGTTTGGATAAACCCTGTGGAGTCCCCACAGCATTTGGGCAAGGTCTGTCGATGCTGCGATAGCTCAGGTGCCTGCATAGGAAGGGCTGCCTCCAGGAGGGGTAGCAGAGCCTTCTTCACTCAGAGAGGTCACTAAGAGACCTGTTCAAGCACGCATCGTCACAACGACCCCAAGGGCCAACAAGGTTTTAAGGTAGCGCAGAAAGCCTAGGTCTGAAGCAGCACCCAAGAGAGCATTTACAGAGCCCAGATGACACCACCAAGTTTGCACAAGTAGCTTATGGCTTGGCTTACATTTAGAGGCTGAGGGtgccagccccagagctcagAGACATCCAAGGCCAAAAACCCCTtgtgctgccactgccctctttTGTGAGGGCAAGTACACAGGAGAGGGCTCTCAGCAGTTCAACACTTCCTGGAAAAgtctcagaaacagcagcagctctagAGACTTAGTCTCCCACCATCAGGTGTTTAAGGCCTCATCTTGAGCCAGAGCACTACAGGATGCAGACTGAGAAACACCCTCTTTGCAGGCTGCCTCATCTGCCAACCACATGCACACAGCAGCAGGCCATGTTGCCCACCCCATGGGTCTTTCTTTTCACCAGATCCAGGAACACCGTATTTCCCACAATCTCACCTGACAGGCCAAGCATGCGCTAAACACAGCCCTCCAGCTCCTTGCCCCAAGGCACCCCAGGTCACACACCCAGCGGCCGCATTGACACACACACAATCCCCAGGTGTCACCTACAGCCCTCCCCCACAGCAGCAGCCCTCTTGCAAAGCTGGTACTTTCACACAGCTTCCACCCTACTGagctcctcagcctgcaggcgcCTTCTTATAGCAGCTGCCCCTGAAAGCTGTTTGCTCCCACCTGTGGGATGTGAGGAGGGACTGCCCCTGAAAGCTGTTTGCTCCCACCTGTGGGATGTGAGGAAGGGTCCTCCTTCCACCTTTCTGGATTCCTGCTAGCTGGGGCATGGTTGTTGCCTGGGTTTATGTTGTGGCACAAGGCTGGGTCCCCAATTTCCTACTCCCAGTGGCAGCTCCAGGTCAGGGTATCTATCGCCACAGCCTGCCCACATTAACGCACCAAACATTTTCATAGGTGAAATGCGTTTGTTTCATGAGCCAGCAATCAATAAAGACTGCTTCGCCATCATGTTATTCAAGCTCTGTGCAGTAGACCCTGCCTagggctgggctttttttccttctaaatactggaaaaaatctacaaaatagCCTCCAAGCTATGCCTTAAGACCACTTATGGAATTCCAGGAGATAGTATGAAGGAGTCCAGAGCCTTCTCTGCCCTCTTGTATGTTTGCGACCTGCATCTTCCACCACAGAACTGACCGCCTGCTGCTAAATCTGCAGCCATCGCCTTTGGAGTGTCAGAAGACGTTACAAATCTGGAAAGATTCTGAAGGAGTCAGAGACGCATTCTTCAACCTTATAGTCCCCTAAGGGCTCCTTGGGTGCCCAACAAGGCCACATGTGCTTGCTAGCTCCACACGGAGCAACAATAAATAGCCTTTACAGAAGGTTGGCTTGACAGAAGCGGCTCACACTGCTGGTCATAGAAGCCTAGCCGTGCTGAATGAGGACAGCGCTCAAAATAAGTGCAATCAGAATGGGTAGGAAAGCGCCTGTGTAGGTTCTTGCCCTAGAAATTCAACCGGACAGCTCAAATCTCCAAATATCAGCTGTAACGTTATCGTTCTGCTGACCGTTACCGACCCCTCTGAAGGAGGGCTGGGTCTCCAAAAAGGCAGAAGACCTGGTTTAGGAGCTTCTGCTAACCCTATAGAGGGTCACAGAGTCCCTAACCTGAACACGTCATGGTCTTATAATAGGATAATGAGCACGAAAGCTGCGGGGCTGATGGTAATAGCACGGTCCATCCTTCACGTCCTCTGGTCGTATTTGGTTCAATGGTGCGAGACCATGGAGGTCGCTAGGTAGTGCATCAGGCCCACCTTCCTCCGGGCCACAGCCCCCGCGAAGTGGCACGAGCTCGCTGTGGCCATGCCGGCCTGGAGGAGCTGACCTTGCTCCAGCAGGAGCTAAGGCGTCTCCATCCTCACGGCCATGGATATTCCAGTCCTTGCCAGCTGTCCAGAAGGAACCAGGCTGCGCGCGCTGAGTGACCGCTCTCCTACTGCTGGCCTTTAAAACACCAAGCCCACGCTAGGGGCCAGGCGCTCTTATCTATTGGCGCAGGCCCTGCGCATTTTGGGGAAAGACTCTGCTAATGAATCAGTGCTGCCTTTataggcaggagggaggtgggctACGGACTTGCATATGGCTAGAGACAACAGGAATTAACAGGGCCTATTACTTCCCGCTCGAGCCTTTGCTGTGCCATAGATGAATGGATTTGAGCAAGCAGACCCCTGTGACATTTCTCCTCTGTGGGACTGATGAACACTAAAGACTGATACAGACAGAGGAGATAACTGTACTGGAGGCTCTGCACCTTCTCGCTAGCTACAGAAGTATTTTATACGCTGATTTAGAAATACGAAACGGGGTTAAATGGTTCTCCTCCAAACAAcccaaaaaagacaaagcaaagccTCTGACTGTCTGGCCCCGTGGCCAGACAGCCTGAGTCACTGAAGCTGGAGCTATGCTGTGCACAGGGCAGGGTGCTGGCTGGGCCAAGTTGACTGTTGGCAGGCTCTCCCTGAACCTGTCTCCGAACATCCATGCAGACTGGTGCTAACCTCCTTAAATTAACTGGCATTGAAAGGACTGCGATCACTGCATGTGGAAGCCTTCAGAGACAGAGAAATCAACAACAAAAGCCATCAAAGTGACTATAAAATTACCCTGGGGACACTGGCTTCTTATTAAGCAGGTTTTCACAGGCGCTGACTATCTCGCCTCTGGCTGCAGCACACTCCCCCACCGCTGCTCCCTGTTGCGCATCCCTGGTTGGCAGCCGTAAGCTTCTCCGCGACGACATCAGCGAGAGGCCACAGATGTACCCAGCCATTATGCGGAAGACAAGCAGACCCATCGCACCTGCTGCCCTCACTATCCATCTTGCAAAGAGGCCAAAGAGAAACATGCTTTTTTCTATCCCCGGGCTGGCCTGTTCTGCTCGGGGGTGCACAACACAGCGTGCCTGCCCAGAAAGGCCGCTGGGCCCCGCGCCGCCTTCGTGCCCTGTGGCAGCACCCAATACCGCGCAGTCTGGTGTGCTTAGGGCATGCTTTTGCTGCCAGAATGGCAATTTGCAACCATTATGGGTTTTGTTCTAGAAATGATCTGTTTTCCCACAACTGAAACTATTAAATTTTAATTCTGTGTTCATGTGAGGCAGGGAGAAGCGCAGGCTGGGTGGAAAAATTTATGGCAAAGCATTGATCTGATGCGAGAGAAACAACAGAGGGCACCAGAGATTCGTCAATCCCAAACAGGAGGCAATAAATGAAGCACTTTTGGGGATCAGCAGTTCATTGCTTTATTTCAGCGCTACCAGAGCTGCCAGCAACAGGCTCACCCGGCAGCTGCGATCTGTGCAGCGCGGCTCCAGCTCTCACGGGGTTTCCCTCAGACTCTCAAGTCAGCCCTGCAGCTTCTCCAGTGGATTACAGCCCTCAGACAGCAGCTGGCCAGAAGCAGGTAACTTGTTTCTTTCCCCACCTGCACATGGCAGTACGCTCTGCTTACTCCATCCTGGTGTGTTTGCTCCCTTGTTAGCTGAAGCCCATCCATCTTTTAGCATACGGGTCAAGTCTTAGCTGTACACAGACCCTTCGCTTTCCTGCCACTCTCGCATGTCATGCCACACTTCCTTGCATCCAAACCTGTCCCTGGGGGGGTTTCCATCCCCCTCCTTCGATTATGCGTGCCTGCTTCTGCTCCTGGGCACACTGTCGGCCGGGGACCCGATACTCGCAGCATCCTCTGCAAGCGCGGCGTGCCCCAAGGATGACCATCGAGGTCTGCAGGACCTGAGCGCTGGGATGTCCAGCAACGCCCATGAAGCTCGGCTGCTCCTCTCCGACAAGCACATAAACGTAGAGACTGACGTTTGCCTTGAGAGTTGACAGTGGTAGGCTGGTAGAGAAAGGCTGTATGTTTATGTGATGCTACAGTAAAGCTAAGGACTGGTAAGGCTGAAAGCTCAGAAGAGTCGGGGCACCGACTTCCTATTAATTCCTCTAAATTCCACCCTAAAAATTACCTTATCCCCGTAGGCCAGGACTACCCCAGGAGATCTGATGCTAGGGTAGGTGCTGAGCTTTTCTCCACAGCTGCTGGATCTGGCTCCCTATCTCAGGCACTAAAAATGCTTCACCTCATTCACACAGTCAGacagtttttctgcagtttaGATACAGATGCTCACAAGCCACTGACTTATAAGGTAATGTATTTATAAAGGATTGTAGGAATCTGGGAGTTTTCTTTCCCTGCCTTACTATAAACACTTCCTAATGAGCTGCAAGCAGTCTGATTCATCTTCCAAAGCCTCATTGCTGTAGGTTAATGCCCCTTCCAAAGCCTCATTGCTGTAGGTTAATGCCTTCAAATACTTAAAGGAATACCAGGAGACTGTCTAAATTCTTGGAttcggggttttttttgctcTAGCAACATTTTGGCTTCCCATATTTGCAGGGGGAGACCAGACAcctcttttcattttcccttttgagGCCTTTTTCCTGATGGGACGCTCCGTGTTCCTGCTGAGTTTTGCTGCACCGAGCgagcccctggcagcagggaaCCATGCTCAGCTGCCACACAGCTGGCCCCTGGACCAGCCTGCCCACATCAGGCACGTCCGCTAGCTCACATTTTCTCATGTGAGCCAAAGCATTTCCCCAGCCCTCCTCTGAGCAAGGCCATCTGATTTACCCCATGACCGAACAGGATGGAGGAGTGTGCATGGCCAGGAcaagctgcccccagccccccattaagcctccctccttgctgggggggctgcagcgATGGCGTTATGTCATCGGGGGCTATTTCTCTGGGCACTGCAGGGACCACACGCTCCGCCTGTCTCGACAAAGGTGTGGACGTCACATCCCTCGCCAGCCCAGCGCTGCATAGCTTTAAGGAAGAAACCTAGCGAAGTGCCAAGGGGAAGCTCGGACAGTGCGGCAATGGTCTTTTGAGGGCAAAGCCGGGGCAGAATGCAGGTTAGCTAAGGATAAAATGAGGTGTGAACTGCTCTGCCTTGGGCTGACACTAAAACCAGAACTAGCGGATCTACGCAATTACCCGCAGCAGTGACAAAGATAAGGGACCACAGAATAATTATTCTCCTTTCGAGACTCTTTCCTATAACCAGTTTTGCAAACTGAGGCTGCAGTAAAGGAAAGCCAGGCCCACGATTTGAGACGAGCTATTACCCAAGTAATACCTACACAAGGAGTTTGCTCCCCACCCCTTGGTTTTTATGATTAGCTGCTCATAATGCAATAGTGCTACTCAGATGGGTGAGCGATAGACTGTGATGGTAAGCGACCCAGTGGGCTTGCCAGGGCTCCTACTTTGTTAGGGAAAAGAGAGGGTTGGTCACTGCCAAACCTGCTGCCTGAGGCAGAGCAGTAGCTAATGGAGAGGTCTGGGCTTGAGGCCGCAAACTAGGACAGGTTACACAGCAGAATGCATGTGTCCCTTGACAGTTTGTGGCACCTAgagtttcttaaaaagaaaaacagaaagacagaaagaaaattagCATGCAGCAGGTATGAGATCTAAAGGGAGACAAGGGAGCGCTCTGGCAGGGCTCAGTGCTGAACGAACTGCCCACTCGCTCCATCTCACACCTCTGTGCCCTCCTCTTGCAGTGACAGCCCAGCATGGTGAACTGCTCCCAAAGCAACGACACGGTGCAGGATGGTGTCCTGCTTTTTCAGCTGATTATCTACATCCCAGTTCTTGCCCTCGGGGTCCTGCTGAATGCAATTGCCTTCTGGGTCTTCTGCTGCAAACTCAAGAGGTGGACCGAGACCACAGTGTACATGATTAACCTGATGGTCGCTGACTGTTTCCTGCTCTTTGCCCTGCCTTTCCTGATATACTTCCACCAACAAGAACACCCCACAGGCAAGCTGTGCTTCACCATACAGTGCATCTATTTTACAAACATGCCTATGAGCATCCTCATCATCACAATGATTGCAATTGATAGATACATTGCAATAAAGTTCCCTCTAAAAGCAAAAACTCTTAGATCTCCACTGAAATCAGCTTCTATCTGTGGACTTGTATGGATAACACTCTTAACATATGCCTACTTCCATCCAGAGTTTGAAGAAGGACAAGaacaattttgctttcagaaaagaacTGTTCAGCCTAAATATTCGACATTACTCTCCATTTTATTTGGGTATTTTATTCCCTTGGGGATTGTGATTTTTTGTTCAGTAGAAGTCATCAAATGCCTCAAAAAGAAGATGTCCGCAAGCCCTCATGAGACGAAGTTAATCCAGAAAGCGCTCCACATTGTTTCTGCGAATCTGTGTGTGTTCATTATATGCTTTTTACCTTTGTACACTGTACTGCTCTTGCGGTTTGCAGTGGATGTTGCCGAAGCCTGTTCTCTGATCCCAAAGGTTAGAGTCTCTGTTCAGATCTTTGCATGTTTAGCAAATGCTAACTGCTGTTTGGATGCTTTTTGCTATTACTTTGCAGCCAAGGAATTTCAGGAAacttcctctctgctccccccTTGTATTTTCGTGAGGTCGAGGATGAATCAAAGCCAAGATTCACAGCAACCCACAGATCAAGTCATGACATAAGAAAGATGTAGTGCGCTATAGACGTCAATCCCATATCTCATTCTTAAGAGCCACTGTGTTGCTGAAGTTTCAAGGCAGAGGGAATGGAACCACCTACAATATCTGTAATATTTGTGGGTATGGGCATGACCGCAAAAAGGATCAATTCCCTCAAAGGGGTCCAATGCTGACTTGACTTTTGTCCTTCTGACCTCAGTGACTTGAATACAGCTCTGGCTATTGTCTCAGATAGTTGCATTTCAGATCAGGTTCACGTCTCTCCTCTTCAAGAGGGAGATCCACATGGTATGGAGAGTAGATAAGGCTGTTCTTTCGTCATGCACTCATTTGTACATGTAACATATGCATGCAGCTAAACAAGAGGAACTGAGCTCCCTTGCAGCAATGCACAAATCCACTTCTAGTACTTTAATACAtatggtcattaaaaaaaaaaaagtcactgtacTACAAACCAAAGCCTACGATATCTGTACCGCTCACATTAAAAAATTTGCCTGGGCAGTGGTAGTTTCCTAACAACCAATATATTTCTGATGTCTGATGCTACCATCAGAATTTAGCTATCTCTGTGTGCTGAATTAACTGCAGGAGTCAGATAATGGCATGAGAATCGTGCCCACTCCTGCCATATAACGTTTGTATTAGCCTGGGGCAATGCTCTGACATTTTTAAGACTAAAATCATTGTGAGTATAAATAAAGGCATTACTGCGTGGAAAAAACAAGCTATGCACAGTGTTATGGACGACACAACAAACATTTAATAGTACTACATAGCATTGTACCTACCAAGCATAAGACTGTGAAGATCTGCTCTCACTCAGCTGATCACTGTAAACCCTGGGGACTAGATTGTTGCTGCTCTTGAACGGGGTCAAATCTCGCATCCTGTCCAGTGAGAGGCGGTCATTTCCGCCTGGGTCACCCCAGCATCACTGCTGTTAGAGGGAGGGGGGCCAGAAGACATCAGTCAGCGACGTGAGCAGATGCATCCCCGATCCCACCCTTGCTATCTATGAACAGTGCTCAGAGTTATTTGCTGCCAGAGGGTCTGTAAGGCAGACACCGTACAGACCTGTGGCTGAGGACTTCTTGGAGCTGCCCCATGTGAGCAGCTCCAAGCATTGCTTTAGATTCGGGGCTTCTGGCAGTGCCTTTTAGATGCCCGGGAGGTCACCAGAAGCAACAAGGCCCCAGCTTTGACTCTGAGGTTGGTCTGTCATACGATTGCTTCCCTCGGCCCAGAGCTGCTCCACGTGAGACACTTCCATGAGTGGAGCTACCAGGCTCCCCGCCCCAGAGAGAGGCTGTGTCCTGCGCATCCTTGCCAGCTCACCGCCCAGCTGAGCGTGCCGGGCTCCTGATAGTGGCAATGACCCTGTCACAGAGCTCATTTTAAGGCATTTAACTCTTTTCATGCACTACATGGGGAGCCTTGATCTATCCTAGGCAGATCCCAGACCAGACATCTATTTTAATGCCTGGCTTTCTGAATACCTAAATCCTTTATAATATCTGCACTTGCTGACTCTGTGCACCAGAAATCACTTCCTTCCCCACAGGGAAGTGACAGCAGAGCAGCTCAAAACAATTAAGCCACAGCATAATACTAAGTGAGCTCCCAGtgcagaggaaggaagcaaaCTATATAAATCCAGTTTGAGGCAAGTGCTAGTGGCTAATCTCTGAAACTGAAGAGTAACCAGCCCCTGGTTGGTTGCTGTGAATCCTCTGCAGCATCACCAGGAGGAAGGGCTCATCTTAAAGTTATTTCTTCTATATTTGGTGGCAGTAGACCAGCAGGGAATACATGCATTCATTTACGCTTTAGTTTCACCAGCTGCTATGTTTCTGCaatgccattttttcccctcttagctAGTATTTATTAATATATACTTCAAATACTGCACAGAGACAGACATATGCACACTCttttactaatatttttaagCTACTGTTAAGATACACTGAGAATAAGGGGAAAAGTCACTTATAGGATTTTGATTTGATAAAGTCAAGAGACGATGGCCACACACGTATTTGTTTCAAACACACACCATCGTTTGCACTGGTTTTCTGGGTCTCCGGTGTCGTGTTTCACCGTGGCTCTCCCGCATCCGTGGTGGGAAACCCCAGTAGAGCGGAGGTTATTAGAGCAAGGTGTCTGCAGCCGTCACTGTGTTTGTGGGCCCACAAGCATCACCACCCGCAACGCATAAATGCCACTGCTCAGTGGAGATGTCGattggctggggcagggagggggcagaGATGTCTGCCCTTCCCAGGCCCTGAGGCGCACTCTCCTGAGCAGAAGCCGTCcttcaccctgcctggggcgctgcAGGTGCGAGTGAAGGTACATCACAGGCCCCAGCACCCTCCATGGTCGGTCCTGTGtcaccccagccctgctcagggcaCTGCCCCATCTGTGCACCACGCTGGGGAAGTTCTCACTGCCTTGGCATGCTCAGCACCTCCTCCACCCTCGGCCATTCCTTTCTTACTGCCCTCATCGCCTCTCTTGCCCTGTGAGAAGATTGTGGGCACTCAAAAACGATGACCAAAACTAGCCACCACGATGGTGGTGGCGCAG is a window from the Struthio camelus isolate bStrCam1 chromosome 9, bStrCam1.hap1, whole genome shotgun sequence genome containing:
- the GPR35 gene encoding G-protein coupled receptor 35, which translates into the protein MVNCSQSNDTVQDGVLLFQLIIYIPVLALGVLLNAIAFWVFCCKLKRWTETTVYMINLMVADCFLLFALPFLIYFHQQEHPTGKLCFTIQCIYFTNMPMSILIITMIAIDRYIAIKFPLKAKTLRSPLKSASICGLVWITLLTYAYFHPEFEEGQEQFCFQKRTVQPKYSTLLSILFGYFIPLGIVIFCSVEVIKCLKKKMSASPHETKLIQKALHIVSANLCVFIICFLPLYTVLLLRFAVDVAEACSLIPKVRVSVQIFACLANANCCLDAFCYYFAAKEFQETSSLLPPCIFVRSRMNQSQDSQQPTDQVMT